In Gallus gallus isolate bGalGal1 chromosome 8, bGalGal1.mat.broiler.GRCg7b, whole genome shotgun sequence, one DNA window encodes the following:
- the RPS8 gene encoding 40S ribosomal protein S8: MGISRDNWHKRRKTGGKRKPYHKKRKYELGRPPANTKIGPRRIHTVRVRGGNKKYRALRLDVGNFSWGSECCTRKTRIIDVVYNASNNELVRTKTLVKNCIVLVDSTPYRQWYEAHYALPLGRKKGAKLTPEEEEILNKKRSKKIQKKYDERKKNAKIASILEEQFQQGKLLACIASRPGQCGRADGYVLEGKELEFYLRKIKARKGK, translated from the exons ATGG GTATCTCCAGGGACAACTGGCATAAGCGTCGCAAGACTGGGGGCAAGAGGAAGCCCTACCACAAGAAGAGGAAGTATGAGCTGGGGCGGCCTCCTGCCAACACTAAG ATTGGGCCACGCCGGATTCATACAGTGAGGGTTCGTGGTGGTAATAAGAAGTACCGTGCCCTTCGGTTGGATGTTGGCAACTTCTCTTGGGGCTCTGAAT GCTGCACTCGCAAGACCAGAATCATTGATGTTGTCTACAATGCTTCCAACAACGAGCTGGTGCGGACAAAGACCCTGGTGAAGAACTGCATCGTTCTCGTTGACAGCACGCCGTACCGGCAGTGGTACGAAGCCCACTATGCCTTGCCCCTTGGACGCAAGAAGGGTGCCAAGCTG ACacctgaggaagaagaaatcttGAACAAGAAGCGTTCAAAGAAGATCCAGAAGAAATATGATGAGCGGAAGAAGAATGCCAAGATAGCCAGTATTCTTGAGGAGCAGTTCCAGCAAGGAAAGCTACTGG CCTGCATTGCCTCCAGACCTGGACAGTGTGGCCGAGCTGATGGCTATGTGTTGGAAGGCAAGGAATTAGAGTTCTACCTGAGGAAGATCAAGGCCAGAAAAGGcaaatga
- the BEST4 gene encoding bestrophin-4 isoform X2: MRCSASSTGFYVTLIVNRWWAQYTSIPLPDQLMCVISSNVHGKDERGRILRRTLVRYANLSAVLILRSVSTRVLKRFPTMDHVVEAGFMTQDERKQFESLYSDFNKYWIPCVWFTNLAAQARRDGRIRDDVALRLLMDELNLFRAKCSMLFHYDWISIPLVYTQVVTIAVYSFFAFCLIGRQFLEPLEPGQEGDLDMYIPLSTLLQFFFYAGWLKVAEQIINPFGEDDDDFETNKLIDRNLQVSLLSVDDMYQNLPPATKDKYWNESTAQPPYTIATAAETLKPSFLGSTFDMRMTEDMEQSQTVEASPNMARTQTPLLSRFLAAASPAISIKNFGRGGRATPHLRRARGDSTAHSEDPEAVGRIEEEETEDEESQRGSPRSPKASNGQKLPLIQVEAPSKESIDAEQPGAGEP; the protein is encoded by the exons ATGCGCTGCTCAGCATCGTCTACCG GTTTTTATGTCACCCTGATCGTGAATCGGTGGTGGGCGCAGTACACCAGCATCCCGTTGCCTGACCAGCTCATGTGCGTCATCTCCAGCAACGTCCACGGCAAGGACGAGCGGGGTCGGATCCTGCGGCGCACCCTGGTGCGCTACGCCAACCTGTCGGCCGTCCTCATCCTGCGCTCCGTCAGCACCAGGGTGCTCAAGCGCTTCCCCACCATGGACCACGTGGtggaagctg gcTTCATGACGCAGGATGAGCGCAAGCAGTTTGAGAGCCTGTACTCGGACTTCAACAAGTACTGGATTCCCTGCGTCTGGTTCACCAACCTGGCGGCCCAGGCTCGGCGCGATGGCCGCATCCGTGATGACGTTGCCCTACGCCTGCTGATGGAT GAGCTGAACCTGTTCCGGGCCAAGTGCAGCATGCTGTTCCACTACGACTGGATCAGCATCCCGCTGGTGTACACGCAG GTGGTTACCATTGCTGTGTACTCCTTCTTTGCCTTCTGCCTCATTGGGCGGCAGTTCCTGGAGCCGCTGGAGCCAGGGCAGGAGGGAGACCTGGATATGTACATCCCCCTCTCTACCCTCCTGCAGTTCTTCTTCTACGCCGGCTGGCTGAAG gtTGCAGAGCAGATCATTAACCCTTTTGGGGAAGACGATGATGACTTTGAGACCAATAAGTTGATAGACAGAAACCTGCAG GTGTCCCTGCTGTCGGTGGATGACATGTACCAGAACCTGCCGCCGGCCACCAAGGACAAGTACTGGAATGAGTCCACGGCTCAGCCCCCCTACACCATAGCCACTGCCGCCGAGACCCTGAAGCCTTCCTTCCTGGGCTCCACCTTTGACATGCG CATGACCGAGGACATGGAGCAGAGCCAGACAGTGGAGGCCTCGCCGAACATGGCCCGCACGCAGACCCCGCTGCTCAGCCGCTTCCTCGCCGCCGCATCCCCTGCCATCAGCATCAAAAATTTTGGTCGAGGTGGCCGAGCCACCCCCCACCTGCGGCGTGCCCGGGGGGACAGCACTGCCCACTCCGAGGACCCCGAGGCCGTCGGCCGCATCGAGGAGGAGGAGACGGAGGATGAGGAGAGCCAGAGGGGCAGCCCCCGCTCCCCAAAGGCCTCCAATGGGCAGAAGCTGCCGCTGATCCAGGTGGAGGCACCATCCAAAGAGAGCATCGACGCTGAGCAGCCAGGGGCTGGGGAGCCATGA
- the BEST4 gene encoding bestrophin-4 isoform X1: MTVSYTLKVANSRFGGFSKLLFRWKGSIYKLLYKEFIVFVVLYALLSIVYRRLLTEEQKRLYTKVAQYCNRSTDLIPMSFVLGFYVTLIVNRWWAQYTSIPLPDQLMCVISSNVHGKDERGRILRRTLVRYANLSAVLILRSVSTRVLKRFPTMDHVVEAGFMTQDERKQFESLYSDFNKYWIPCVWFTNLAAQARRDGRIRDDVALRLLMDELNLFRAKCSMLFHYDWISIPLVYTQVVTIAVYSFFAFCLIGRQFLEPLEPGQEGDLDMYIPLSTLLQFFFYAGWLKVSLLSVDDMYQNLPPATKDKYWNESTAQPPYTIATAAETLKPSFLGSTFDMRMTEDMEQSQTVEASPNMARTQTPLLSRFLAAASPAISIKNFGRGGRATPHLRRARGDSTAHSEDPEAVGRIEEEETEDEESQRGSPRSPKASNGQKLPLIQVEAPSKESIDAEQPGAGEP, encoded by the exons atgaCCGTCTCCTACACACTGAAAGTCGCCAACTCCCGTTTTGGGGGCTTCTCCAAGCTGCTTTTCCGCTGGAAGGGCAGCATCTACAAGCTGCTCTACAAGGAGTTCATCGTCTTCGTGGTGCTGTATGCGCTGCTCAGCATCGTCTACCG GCGGCTGCTGACCGAGGAGCAGAAGCGTCTCTACACCAAGGTGGCTCAGTACTGCAACCGCTCCACGGACCTCATCCCCATGTCCTTTGTTTTAG GTTTTTATGTCACCCTGATCGTGAATCGGTGGTGGGCGCAGTACACCAGCATCCCGTTGCCTGACCAGCTCATGTGCGTCATCTCCAGCAACGTCCACGGCAAGGACGAGCGGGGTCGGATCCTGCGGCGCACCCTGGTGCGCTACGCCAACCTGTCGGCCGTCCTCATCCTGCGCTCCGTCAGCACCAGGGTGCTCAAGCGCTTCCCCACCATGGACCACGTGGtggaagctg gcTTCATGACGCAGGATGAGCGCAAGCAGTTTGAGAGCCTGTACTCGGACTTCAACAAGTACTGGATTCCCTGCGTCTGGTTCACCAACCTGGCGGCCCAGGCTCGGCGCGATGGCCGCATCCGTGATGACGTTGCCCTACGCCTGCTGATGGAT GAGCTGAACCTGTTCCGGGCCAAGTGCAGCATGCTGTTCCACTACGACTGGATCAGCATCCCGCTGGTGTACACGCAG GTGGTTACCATTGCTGTGTACTCCTTCTTTGCCTTCTGCCTCATTGGGCGGCAGTTCCTGGAGCCGCTGGAGCCAGGGCAGGAGGGAGACCTGGATATGTACATCCCCCTCTCTACCCTCCTGCAGTTCTTCTTCTACGCCGGCTGGCTGAAG GTGTCCCTGCTGTCGGTGGATGACATGTACCAGAACCTGCCGCCGGCCACCAAGGACAAGTACTGGAATGAGTCCACGGCTCAGCCCCCCTACACCATAGCCACTGCCGCCGAGACCCTGAAGCCTTCCTTCCTGGGCTCCACCTTTGACATGCG CATGACCGAGGACATGGAGCAGAGCCAGACAGTGGAGGCCTCGCCGAACATGGCCCGCACGCAGACCCCGCTGCTCAGCCGCTTCCTCGCCGCCGCATCCCCTGCCATCAGCATCAAAAATTTTGGTCGAGGTGGCCGAGCCACCCCCCACCTGCGGCGTGCCCGGGGGGACAGCACTGCCCACTCCGAGGACCCCGAGGCCGTCGGCCGCATCGAGGAGGAGGAGACGGAGGATGAGGAGAGCCAGAGGGGCAGCCCCCGCTCCCCAAAGGCCTCCAATGGGCAGAAGCTGCCGCTGATCCAGGTGGAGGCACCATCCAAAGAGAGCATCGACGCTGAGCAGCCAGGGGCTGGGGAGCCATGA
- the BEST4 gene encoding bestrophin-4, with protein MTVSYTLKVANSRFGGFSKLLFRWKGSIYKLLYKEFIVFVVLYALLSIVYRRLLTEEQKRLYTKVAQYCNRSTDLIPMSFVLGFYVTLIVNRWWAQYTSIPLPDQLMCVISSNVHGKDERGRILRRTLVRYANLSAVLILRSVSTRVLKRFPTMDHVVEAGFMTQDERKQFESLYSDFNKYWIPCVWFTNLAAQARRDGRIRDDVALRLLMDELNLFRAKCSMLFHYDWISIPLVYTQVVTIAVYSFFAFCLIGRQFLEPLEPGQEGDLDMYIPLSTLLQFFFYAGWLKVAEQIINPFGEDDDDFETNKLIDRNLQVSLLSVDDMYQNLPPATKDKYWNESTAQPPYTIATAAETLKPSFLGSTFDMRMTEDMEQSQTVEASPNMARTQTPLLSRFLAAASPAISIKNFGRGGRATPHLRRARGDSTAHSEDPEAVGRIEEEETEDEESQRGSPRSPKASNGQKLPLIQVEAPSKESIDAEQPGAGEP; from the exons atgaCCGTCTCCTACACACTGAAAGTCGCCAACTCCCGTTTTGGGGGCTTCTCCAAGCTGCTTTTCCGCTGGAAGGGCAGCATCTACAAGCTGCTCTACAAGGAGTTCATCGTCTTCGTGGTGCTGTATGCGCTGCTCAGCATCGTCTACCG GCGGCTGCTGACCGAGGAGCAGAAGCGTCTCTACACCAAGGTGGCTCAGTACTGCAACCGCTCCACGGACCTCATCCCCATGTCCTTTGTTTTAG GTTTTTATGTCACCCTGATCGTGAATCGGTGGTGGGCGCAGTACACCAGCATCCCGTTGCCTGACCAGCTCATGTGCGTCATCTCCAGCAACGTCCACGGCAAGGACGAGCGGGGTCGGATCCTGCGGCGCACCCTGGTGCGCTACGCCAACCTGTCGGCCGTCCTCATCCTGCGCTCCGTCAGCACCAGGGTGCTCAAGCGCTTCCCCACCATGGACCACGTGGtggaagctg gcTTCATGACGCAGGATGAGCGCAAGCAGTTTGAGAGCCTGTACTCGGACTTCAACAAGTACTGGATTCCCTGCGTCTGGTTCACCAACCTGGCGGCCCAGGCTCGGCGCGATGGCCGCATCCGTGATGACGTTGCCCTACGCCTGCTGATGGAT GAGCTGAACCTGTTCCGGGCCAAGTGCAGCATGCTGTTCCACTACGACTGGATCAGCATCCCGCTGGTGTACACGCAG GTGGTTACCATTGCTGTGTACTCCTTCTTTGCCTTCTGCCTCATTGGGCGGCAGTTCCTGGAGCCGCTGGAGCCAGGGCAGGAGGGAGACCTGGATATGTACATCCCCCTCTCTACCCTCCTGCAGTTCTTCTTCTACGCCGGCTGGCTGAAG gtTGCAGAGCAGATCATTAACCCTTTTGGGGAAGACGATGATGACTTTGAGACCAATAAGTTGATAGACAGAAACCTGCAG GTGTCCCTGCTGTCGGTGGATGACATGTACCAGAACCTGCCGCCGGCCACCAAGGACAAGTACTGGAATGAGTCCACGGCTCAGCCCCCCTACACCATAGCCACTGCCGCCGAGACCCTGAAGCCTTCCTTCCTGGGCTCCACCTTTGACATGCG CATGACCGAGGACATGGAGCAGAGCCAGACAGTGGAGGCCTCGCCGAACATGGCCCGCACGCAGACCCCGCTGCTCAGCCGCTTCCTCGCCGCCGCATCCCCTGCCATCAGCATCAAAAATTTTGGTCGAGGTGGCCGAGCCACCCCCCACCTGCGGCGTGCCCGGGGGGACAGCACTGCCCACTCCGAGGACCCCGAGGCCGTCGGCCGCATCGAGGAGGAGGAGACGGAGGATGAGGAGAGCCAGAGGGGCAGCCCCCGCTCCCCAAAGGCCTCCAATGGGCAGAAGCTGCCGCTGATCCAGGTGGAGGCACCATCCAAAGAGAGCATCGACGCTGAGCAGCCAGGGGCTGGGGAGCCATGA
- the LOC101748543 gene encoding protein windpipe, with protein MGRAAAGTVALLWGGLLLAASFALEPAPDGCNCTHPVDFQAFLTAPLNESCCLNFTGSNVTHLDWGALVAVRGLRQLYLSHCGITAISNAQGVPPALEVLHLSHNLLESLPRGFLEDAPNLKVLYLDGNQLRELPASFLKASTQLQELHLGFNALTSLPPSLLHPSLLQLQLSNNSWECSCALLGALQGIPSLPAPLTCHTPERHRGAELQSIPRDELCQQHRSLTALFVCLPPLLILAAITCCFCRRKRKTNYSLGSSHTAPAERGNVPTCPEPHRYVPYEPTTAPSKSEGKVLRGSRVLLQPPEESSRDLYEEVEIQVGSHVPTYDGRRDSPETEGDTVSVTDVLKDSADREKIYMNQSTDYYNLVPGIELEDSDNLEYENIELH; from the exons ATGGGGAGGGCGGCGGCAG GCACCGTGGCCCTATTATGGGGCGGCCTCCTGCTCGCTGCCAGCTTCGCCCTAGAGCCGGCACCCGACGGCTGCAACTGCACCCACCCCGTGGACTTCCAGGCGTTCCTCACAGCTCCGCTCAACGAGAGCTGCTGCCTCAACTTCACCGGATCCAACGTCACCCACCTGGACTGGGGAGCTCTGGTGGCCGTGCGGGGGCTGCGCCAGCTCTACCTCTCACACTGCGGCATCACGGCCATCAGCAATGCCCAGGGAGTCCCCCCGGCCTTGGAGGTCTTGCACTTAAGTCACAACCTGTTGGAGAGCCTTCCCAGAGGCTTTCTGGAAGATGCCCCTAATTTGAAGGTCCTCTATCTGGATGGGAACCAGCTCCGGGAGCTGCCCGCGTCCTTCCTGAAAGCCTCCACCCAGCTCCAGGAGCTCCACCTGGGGTTCAACGCACtgacctccctcccccccagccTCCTGCAtccatccctgctgcagctgcagctctccaacAACAGCTGGgagtgcagctgtgctctgctgggtgctctgcagggcaTCCCCAGCCTTCCTGCCCCTCTCACCTGCCATACGCCGGAGCGGCACCGTGGTGCGGAGCTGCAGAGCATCCCACGGGACGAGCTGTGCCAACAGCACCGCAGCCTCACCGCCCTCTTCGTCTGCCTGCCTCCCCTCCTCATCCTCGCAGCCAtcacctgctgcttctgcaggaggaagaggaaaaccaACTACAGCCTTGGGAGCAGCCACACCGCCCCAGCAGAGAGGGGCAACGTGCCCACGTGCCCCGAGCCGCACCGCTACGTCCCCTATGAGCCAACCACTGCCCCCTCCAAGAGCGAGGGGAAGGTGCTGCGGGGCAGccgggtgctgctgcagccccccgaggagagcagcagggaccTCTATGAGGAGGTGGAGATCCAGGTGGGATCCCATGTTCCAACCTACGATGGGCGGCGGGACAGCCCTGAGACAGAGGGGGACACAGTGAGTGTCACCGATGTGCTGAAGGACTCCGCTGACCGGGAGAAGATCTACATGAACCAATCGACCGACTATTACAACCTGGTGCCCGGCATTGAGCTGGAGGACTCGGACAACCTGGAGTATGAGAACATCGAGCTGCACTGA
- the PLK3 gene encoding serine/threonine-protein kinase PLK3 isoform X2, translating into MEHAGLFPPLLATCLPAQPAPTPAPPSARPAEPTRIITDPLSGRSYCKGRLLGKGGFARCYEMTDLSSNKTYAVKVIPHSRVAKPHQREKITNEIELHRDLHHKHIVKFSHYFEDAESIYIFLEHCSRKSLAHIWKARHTLLEPEVRYYLKQIISGLKYLHLKGILHRDLKLGNFFINENMELKVGDFGLAAYQDASDQKKKYTLLCGNPPFETLDLKETYRYIKQVDYILPTFLSLPARHLIAGILKRNPQDRLTLDEILDHEFFKGYTPEKLPPSSCVMAPELCAPNPAKSLFAKVTKTLFRKKKPKAKKGSLEDKDDISKLVTGLVKTSICRQMSCKAVEGNEATPVSCCSAGSSPVETLVEETSRKSTSPSVRGTMASSCEAFEDCITTSAIIESAVQLLRTCLSCMPPAERNPASLARHEQFVWVSKWVDYSNKYGFGYQLSNHSIGVLFNNGTHMMLSPNHKTVHYNPTNSKHFAFPVSAVPEQLRGQMSVLRYFASYMEQHLMKGGDLPSIDDLGQPALLLLQWVKTDQALLMLFSNGTLQVNFYNDHTKVIISKPDHSCLVTYINRERNSYTYKLCSIQELGCSPELQHCLRYILKLLQEWADA; encoded by the exons ATGGAGCACGCCGGCCTCTTTCCCCCGCTCCTCGCCACCTGCCTCCCCGCACAGCCCGCTCCCACCCCGGCACCGCCGTCGGCCCGGCCGGCCGAGCCCACCCGCATCATCACCGACCCGCTCTCCGGCCGCTCCTACTGCAAGGGCCGCCTGCTGGGAAAG GGCGGCTTTGCACGATGCTATGAGATGACGGACCTCTCCAGCAACAAAACCTATGCCGTGAAGGTCATCCCTCACAGCCGGGTGGCTAAACCCCACCAACGGGAGAAG ATCACCAATGAGATCGAGCTGCACCGTGACCTGCACCACAAGCACATCGTCAAGTTCTCCCACTATTTTGAGGATGCGGAGAGCATCTACATCTTCTTGGAGCACTGCAGTCGGAAG TCACTGGCCCACATCTGGAAGGCCCGCCACACTCTACTGGAGCCCGAAGTGCGCTATTACCTCAAACAAATCATCTCAGGCCTCAAATACCTCCACCTCAAGGGCATCCTGCACCGGGACCTCAAGTTGG GCAACTTCTTCATCAATGAGAACATGGAGCTGAAAGTGGGGGACTTTGGGCTGGCTGCCTACCAGGATGCCTCTGACCAGAAGAAGAA GTACACCTTGCTGTGTGGGAACCCTCCCTTTGAGACCCTGGACCTGAAGGAGACCTATAGGTACATCAAGCAAGTGGACTACATCCTGCCCACCTTCCTCTCGCTGCCTGCCAGGCACCTCATTGCTGGCATTCTCAAGCGCAACCCCCAGGACCGCCTCACACTCGATGAGATTTTGGACCATGAGTTCTTCAAG GGTTACACACCCGAGAAgctccctcccagcagctgcGTGATGGCTCCAGAGCTGTGTGCCCCCAACCCAGCCAAGAGTCTGTTTGCTAAAGTCACCAAGACGCTCTTTAGGAAGAAGAAACCTAAGG CCAAGAAGGGCTCTCTGGAAGACAAGGATGACATCTCCAAGCTGGTCACTGGGCTGGTGAAGACGTCCATCTGCCGGCAGATGAGCTGCAAGGCAGTGGAGGGGAATGAG gcCACCCCTGTGTCCTGCTGCAGTGCCGGCTCCAGCCCTGTGGAGACGCTGGTAGAGGAGACGTCCCGCAAGTCCACGTCCCCCTCTGTCCGTGGGACCATGGCCAGCAGCTGTGAGG CCTTTGAAGACTGCATCACCACCTCCGCCATCATTGAGtctgctgtgcagctcctgcGCACCTGCCTCTCCTGCATGCCCCCAG CGGAGAGAAACCCGGCTTCCCTGGCCCGACATGAGCAGTTTGTTTGGGTGAGCAAGTGGGTGGACTACTCCAACAAGTATGGCTTTGGCTACCAGCTCTCCAACCACAGCATTGGGGTCCTCTTCAACAACGGCACGCACATGATGCTGTCCCCCAACCACAA GACAGTGCATTACAACCCAACCAACAGCAAGCACTTTGCATTCCCTGTATCCgctgtccctgagcagctgcGTGGGCAGATGAGTGTCTTGCGCTATTTTGCATCCTATATGGAGCAGCATCTCATGAAG GGAGGTGACTTGCCTAGCATAGATGACCTTGGACAGCCAGCCCTACTCCTCCTGCAGTGGGTGAAGACTGACCAGGCTTTGCTCATGCTTTTTAGCAATGGCACCCTTCAG GTGAACTTCTACAATGACCACACCAAGGTGATCATCAGCAAGCCTGACCATTCATGCCTCGTCACCTACATCAACCGGGAGCGTAACTCCTACACCTACAAGCTGTGCAGCAtccaggagctgggctgctcacctgagctccagcactgcctccGATACATCCTCAAGCTCCTCCAGGAGTGGGCTGATGCCTAG
- the PLK3 gene encoding serine/threonine-protein kinase PLK3 isoform X1, with translation MEHAGLFPPLLATCLPAQPAPTPAPPSARPAEPTRIITDPLSGRSYCKGRLLGKGGFARCYEMTDLSSNKTYAVKVIPHSRVAKPHQREKITNEIELHRDLHHKHIVKFSHYFEDAESIYIFLEHCSRKSLAHIWKARHTLLEPEVRYYLKQIISGLKYLHLKGILHRDLKLGNFFINENMELKVGDFGLAAYQDASDQKKKTICGTPNYLAPEVLLRQGHGPESDVWSLGCVMYTLLCGNPPFETLDLKETYRYIKQVDYILPTFLSLPARHLIAGILKRNPQDRLTLDEILDHEFFKGYTPEKLPPSSCVMAPELCAPNPAKSLFAKVTKTLFRKKKPKAKKGSLEDKDDISKLVTGLVKTSICRQMSCKAVEGNEATPVSCCSAGSSPVETLVEETSRKSTSPSVRGTMASSCEAFEDCITTSAIIESAVQLLRTCLSCMPPAERNPASLARHEQFVWVSKWVDYSNKYGFGYQLSNHSIGVLFNNGTHMMLSPNHKTVHYNPTNSKHFAFPVSAVPEQLRGQMSVLRYFASYMEQHLMKGGDLPSIDDLGQPALLLLQWVKTDQALLMLFSNGTLQVNFYNDHTKVIISKPDHSCLVTYINRERNSYTYKLCSIQELGCSPELQHCLRYILKLLQEWADA, from the exons ATGGAGCACGCCGGCCTCTTTCCCCCGCTCCTCGCCACCTGCCTCCCCGCACAGCCCGCTCCCACCCCGGCACCGCCGTCGGCCCGGCCGGCCGAGCCCACCCGCATCATCACCGACCCGCTCTCCGGCCGCTCCTACTGCAAGGGCCGCCTGCTGGGAAAG GGCGGCTTTGCACGATGCTATGAGATGACGGACCTCTCCAGCAACAAAACCTATGCCGTGAAGGTCATCCCTCACAGCCGGGTGGCTAAACCCCACCAACGGGAGAAG ATCACCAATGAGATCGAGCTGCACCGTGACCTGCACCACAAGCACATCGTCAAGTTCTCCCACTATTTTGAGGATGCGGAGAGCATCTACATCTTCTTGGAGCACTGCAGTCGGAAG TCACTGGCCCACATCTGGAAGGCCCGCCACACTCTACTGGAGCCCGAAGTGCGCTATTACCTCAAACAAATCATCTCAGGCCTCAAATACCTCCACCTCAAGGGCATCCTGCACCGGGACCTCAAGTTGG GCAACTTCTTCATCAATGAGAACATGGAGCTGAAAGTGGGGGACTTTGGGCTGGCTGCCTACCAGGATGCCTCTGACCAGAAGAAGAA GACAATATGTGGGACCCCCAACTACCTGGCCCCTGAGGTGCTGTTGCGGCAGGGGCACGGCCCCGAGTCGGACGTGTGGTCGCTGGGCTGTGTTAT GTACACCTTGCTGTGTGGGAACCCTCCCTTTGAGACCCTGGACCTGAAGGAGACCTATAGGTACATCAAGCAAGTGGACTACATCCTGCCCACCTTCCTCTCGCTGCCTGCCAGGCACCTCATTGCTGGCATTCTCAAGCGCAACCCCCAGGACCGCCTCACACTCGATGAGATTTTGGACCATGAGTTCTTCAAG GGTTACACACCCGAGAAgctccctcccagcagctgcGTGATGGCTCCAGAGCTGTGTGCCCCCAACCCAGCCAAGAGTCTGTTTGCTAAAGTCACCAAGACGCTCTTTAGGAAGAAGAAACCTAAGG CCAAGAAGGGCTCTCTGGAAGACAAGGATGACATCTCCAAGCTGGTCACTGGGCTGGTGAAGACGTCCATCTGCCGGCAGATGAGCTGCAAGGCAGTGGAGGGGAATGAG gcCACCCCTGTGTCCTGCTGCAGTGCCGGCTCCAGCCCTGTGGAGACGCTGGTAGAGGAGACGTCCCGCAAGTCCACGTCCCCCTCTGTCCGTGGGACCATGGCCAGCAGCTGTGAGG CCTTTGAAGACTGCATCACCACCTCCGCCATCATTGAGtctgctgtgcagctcctgcGCACCTGCCTCTCCTGCATGCCCCCAG CGGAGAGAAACCCGGCTTCCCTGGCCCGACATGAGCAGTTTGTTTGGGTGAGCAAGTGGGTGGACTACTCCAACAAGTATGGCTTTGGCTACCAGCTCTCCAACCACAGCATTGGGGTCCTCTTCAACAACGGCACGCACATGATGCTGTCCCCCAACCACAA GACAGTGCATTACAACCCAACCAACAGCAAGCACTTTGCATTCCCTGTATCCgctgtccctgagcagctgcGTGGGCAGATGAGTGTCTTGCGCTATTTTGCATCCTATATGGAGCAGCATCTCATGAAG GGAGGTGACTTGCCTAGCATAGATGACCTTGGACAGCCAGCCCTACTCCTCCTGCAGTGGGTGAAGACTGACCAGGCTTTGCTCATGCTTTTTAGCAATGGCACCCTTCAG GTGAACTTCTACAATGACCACACCAAGGTGATCATCAGCAAGCCTGACCATTCATGCCTCGTCACCTACATCAACCGGGAGCGTAACTCCTACACCTACAAGCTGTGCAGCAtccaggagctgggctgctcacctgagctccagcactgcctccGATACATCCTCAAGCTCCTCCAGGAGTGGGCTGATGCCTAG
- the TCTEX1D4 gene encoding dynein light chain Tctex-type 4, with protein MAEQPSLELAPSTQVTAEDGTEAPQPRATRRGSQPTAPSRGAEEGKAPQLLSRRSSVLSTLLGPPGSRRSSLGAAPGGKRPSVGPWLLHSRVSFTGLPLFQPIPETHLENTYRMRPEEGCRFNAGRVQRVLEGALAGVLGGTAYSPQGSTVLVQSLAELLRSRAKEVVPPRYKLVCHVLLGQQGQQSMLVASRALWDPESDSFASASFCNASLFAVATVHGVYFE; from the coding sequence ATGGCTGAGCAGCCATCCCTAGAACTGGCGCCATCCACGCAGGTGACAGCTGAAGATGGCACTGAAGCCCCTCAACCCCGAGCCACCCGCCGTGgctcccagcccacagccccaaGCCGGGGCgcagaggaaggcaaagccCCGCAGCTGCTTTCCCGTCGCAGCTCCGTGCTCAGCACCCTGCTGGGCCCCCCAGGCAGCCGCCGCAGCTCTCTGGGGGCAGCCCCGGGGGGCAAGAGGCCCTCTGTGGGGCCCTGGCTCCTCCACAGCCGTGTGAGTTTCACAGGGCTCCCACTTTTCCAACCCATTCCGGAGACCCACCTGGAAAACACCTACAGGATGAGGCCGGAGGAAGGCTGCAGGTTCAACGCAGGGCGGGTGCAGCGGGTGCTGGAGGGAGCCCTGGCAGGGGTGTTGGGAGGCACAGCCTACAGCCCCCAGGGCAGCACGGTGCTGGTGCAGAgcctggctgagctgctgcgGAGCCGGGCAAAGGAGGTGGTGCCACCCCGCTACAAGCTGGTGTGCCATGTGCTGCTGGGCCAGCAGGGCCAGCAGAGCATGCTGGTTGCCAGCCGGGCACTCTGGGACCCTGAAAGCGATAGCTTCGCCTCTGCCTCTTTCTGCAATGCCTCACTCTTTGCTGTTGCCACAGTGCATGGGGTTTACTTTGAGTAG